The Epinephelus fuscoguttatus linkage group LG7, E.fuscoguttatus.final_Chr_v1 DNA window tatatTTCCTAGCTTTTGTCAGGACCTTTGAATAAGCTGAAGTTGCCAAACAGTTTTGAAAGTCTTAGCAACAGACAATTGCAGTTCCACTGGAAATAAAGGCGTGGGTGAGCCTTTCAAGGTTTGACAGTATTCCTCTGACTCTagcaatgttttttaaatggtagTAGGCAGATGGCATTTTGGATTTAATGTGGCTGTGGAAATTTAAATCTGAGTCCAGGATAACACCAAGGTTTCTTGTGGAACTGACACTCTTATCTCTGTtgagttgaattttttttttttttttatttatgcatcCAATCATTGATTTGCTCATTACAGTGACACAGGCATGCTACAGGTCATTTACCACCTGGTGAAAGCGATATGTATATTTGCATGGAAGGGTACATTATTTTTTAGTATGATCTGGCCTAATggaagcatgtagagattaaaCAAGAGGGGTCCCAAAACGGATCCCTGTGGGACCCCACGTCATGGCCATCTGCTCTGACTTGTAGTTAATGAGGTCAAGTTTATCTGACTCTCTATCAGCAGAAACAGGCAGGATGGATTATCTCTATCCTTTTAAATGGATTGATTTGTCTGTGCCATTTAATGGTTGTAAAAAAGCTCATAGCCACAGATATACAAAATGTTATCATTTTCCATTGTATATGCAGATATATGAACAGGTTTATTGATTGACTAGATGATTAATGAGCTGACTGACcgactgattgattgatattacACACTGAAATACTGAGCGTGAGACAGATTCCTCAACAGGATTTATGTTTATTGAATCAACCAAAATTAATTCATTCAATGGGTCCTCCAGCACTGATCAAGTCATCAAGGCTTGACACCCTGGTGGAGGTGACATCATCCGTGGGGTTGTGACATCACCATGGCAGATGTGTCAGCACATGACGGGGATCTTCACACGTGCTTGCCACAAACATAAGGATTCTTAAATGAGCAAGGCAGGTCGTTGAACATACCTAGAGTTCAAAAGATAACAAACAAACTATTAGAGCTGCAGAGAATGATTAGTTTAGTTATGATGATATTGTACTTATTATTTGATTCATTCATCATTTGGTGTAGACTGTACAATGTCAAAAGTTGTCCCAGTTTCCTAAAGCCAAATTTGACgtattaaaggagcagtgtgtagaatttagtggcatctagcagtgaggactgcagattgcagccagcttaaacttctcccatgtgccaagttcTGGTTAGGATTCTGTTtgagttcattgttcaggaggattTTACCTGCAGCTGAggcatttggtcatggactttccatgttcaCACACGACATGTAAgctaccctgggtgcgttggttgttgacattctgggatgtcatgtcaacttcagcctgttacatgcattgtctgttttcaaaatacacttcttttTCTCAGGAAATGTACCATcaacatacagtctctttcaaaaaaaTGTCCTACATCGATACAACACCacaatttgatcattttttttcttcaacagcaAATGCATgttatgttttgccaacacacacatgtggttgggtttagggtaaaagaacagggtttttacagtcttacaggaagcgaacaccaTCATCCGAGGTAAaggtcggtggttgttggacccattaaGCACTGTCCCGGCCACCTTACTCAGattttcgccgccttaacttttgttatTATTTGTTATTGTCCTGCTGCCTTTCGCCCTGATGTCACCAGGCACTGTTCAACAATGACAGCATCCAGCAGGGTATCATGCAGATGTGAAAAGATGGCTTATTCACTTGTGTCTGACATCGGAAATCTCtgaccaagtgctggatttcagtaactttggagtgagactgagttggattaaaaccggtaaaaacactgaattaaacagTTTCACTCGGActagaggggctgctaactatggtagCCGacgcaaaaacatgaaaacgtgATTGCCCCTCgagagcagtgtttggtttgtccattctgagctactgtagaaacatggtggtaaacatggcgatctctgtagatgaggactttcaggtgattaaacactaaagaaaacacactgattataTTCCATTCCATTTCACTGGATCTTTTGCTCATAAAgtccaaaatattcagtttctgTCAAAGAAGTGGAAGATTACTTAACTCATAGTTTTGGCTTTACACACAACCGACTCTAATACTTTAGCGCAttggctcccaactggtgggtcacgggtccattctgcatggaccacaagtgactcacaaacgtgTCATGTTTGTAaatgacaaactttattttgaagtactgtggatttccagcacagagcatttattttgaagtgcattTCCTGCTTCCAACTTTCAACTAATGACCATGGAGAAATccggaccctgtggctggaccagttggggaCCACTGCTTTAGCGGTATCTGCCACAACTTTTTTGCTTTTCCTTCATCAGGTTATAATCAGTTACAAAAGATAACATTTTCTAAGGTGAATATTGAGAATTGATTTCCAGAGTACttcaaaagaaaaatcacatgCAAGAGTTCAACAACTGAGCACATACTCGCAGGGTTTATCTCGGCGCAGTGTTCTTTTTGTTGATAGTTGTCGGGCTGCCCAGCATTCCAGGATGTAAAACCAAACTTGGTACCATCGCTCCAAAGCCACTTGCCTTCCTGAAAGGAGAAATTTTAAGGGTCAGTTCAGTCTAATCACAAAAATGAAGTTTTACCTCCATTGGCATCTCACCCTACTGATAGTGAAGAAATATCTGCAGCTGAGACACCAGCCATCACTCCAACACAATGAGGCAGAACATAATTTTGTTTGTCcaactgaaacaaaaaatgaatgtcTCATTGTGTTGAGATGATGCACAGACTGGGTGTCCTGTTGGTCTAGGGCTATTACACAGTCAGTACCTTTACATTACATCAGAGAAAATCGATTTATTGCGTTAGTCTGACTAAAATGGGACTTTTGAAAttcatgttaacatgttagtTTGACTGAAACCATATTAaatcgaatttctcaaagtcagactaacacacccagataatgtgattgggagttgaattcctcctgcatgtatacagtcaatcagacccaaactggccgagatgctctgagcatgctccacagtttccatcccgggctttgacccaggAGTCAAATACAATGGTCATTGGACATACTTTGGCCAATAAATTGATTCCCCTCCCGTGGACCCATCCCTCATTTCCCGTTGCATCTTAACTATATGGTATCAAGTAAAAGTGTCTTTAGAAAACAGTTGCTGTTGATCATTGGTTTGTCCTGTCAGACTCTCATCAACAagacaacaaattaaaaacaaaatatctaaCCAGTATCACGCTCGCAGGGGATCGTTGCATTGCATCACATTAATTGTTAAGTCACTCACCTGTGGCGCATCATGTCCTCCAATCCAAGCACGAGAATGTTTGCCTGTcgctctgtggattatctttttTATGAATTCAAACGCGCGTTTGTCAGGGATCGATGCCAGATTCCCACCCTGGTCAATACAGGAAGCCTAATGACAAAGACGGAGTGTGAAGGTAAAAAAGATAAAGGGAGTAAGAGAAAGTCATTGAGAGATGGAATGAGTTAAATGAGGACACAAAGAGAAATTGGCTTCCTTTACTGAATGATTGTTGTAAGATTGAGCTGGTTTAAAGTAGTAATGAAATGGGTTTGGCAGTTCTAACTCATATTGTTCCACAAAGTACCTCTGCATCACCCCAGGTCTTTGCAGTATGCTCGTACACATAACAGTGATCTTCAAACAGAGTCCAACCAGGAGGGCAGACCTTACAGGGGTCACAGCATACGTCTACAACACAGTCGAAGATGATTAGAGAAATAGAAACACTATGATTGGTTCATCTGGCTGGCATGATTTAAGTCATAGGTTCAGATTTATTCCAGCGTCTTAATACAAAACTCAAATGTACACTGAGAGTTGTTTGCTGTAGTCATCTGTCTGATCTGAGAGGATGTCCAGTGAAAAGAATGGGAGGAAATCTCCAGGCCTCATTATTTagaattattaatataatgaaCTTAATAAATCTTTGCACAGAAGGAGGAAAGTGGATTTTATCTACCATCACTGGCTGTAAGTGCA harbors:
- the LOC125892359 gene encoding galactose-specific lectin nattectin-like produces the protein SVSISLIIFDCVVDVCCDPCKVCPPGWTLFEDHCYVYEHTAKTWGDAEASCIDQGGNLASIPDKRAFEFIKKIIHRATGKHSRAWIGGHDAPQEGKWLWSDGTKFGFTSWNAGQPDNYQQKEHCAEINPASMFNDLPCSFKNPYVCGKHV